One segment of Magnetospirillum sp. 15-1 DNA contains the following:
- a CDS encoding CoA ester lyase — protein sequence MSVKPPRQFFEPLAIGAPAPYRELPVRLERMIHFFPPHNEKMRAKAAEMGRNVDVLLGNLEDAIPADAKDAARAGFVEVAKAWDNPNTGLWTRVNCLNSPWFLDDMNAVVGEAGNKVDVVMLPKVEGPWDIHYLDQLLAQLEARHGVKRPIMIHAILETALGVENVAAICQASPRMHGISLGPADLAASRGMKTTRVGGGHPFYGVLEDAAEGKAGRTLFQQDLWHYTVAKMVDACQSAGIKAFYGPFGDFSDDAACEAQFRNAFLLGCAGGWSLHPKQIDIAKKVFSPDVAEVLFAKKILEAMPDGTGAVMIDGKMQDDATWKQAKVMVDLAKAVAAKDPAMAQAYGL from the coding sequence ATGTCCGTCAAGCCGCCCCGCCAGTTCTTCGAGCCGCTCGCCATCGGTGCGCCCGCCCCGTACCGCGAGCTGCCGGTCCGCCTGGAGCGCATGATCCACTTCTTCCCGCCGCACAACGAGAAGATGCGGGCCAAGGCCGCCGAGATGGGCCGGAACGTCGACGTGCTGCTGGGCAATCTGGAAGACGCCATTCCCGCCGACGCCAAGGACGCCGCCCGCGCCGGCTTCGTCGAGGTGGCCAAGGCCTGGGACAATCCCAATACCGGCCTGTGGACCCGCGTCAACTGCCTGAACTCGCCGTGGTTCCTGGACGACATGAACGCCGTGGTCGGCGAGGCCGGCAACAAGGTGGACGTGGTGATGCTGCCCAAGGTGGAAGGCCCCTGGGACATTCATTACCTCGACCAGCTGCTGGCCCAGCTGGAAGCCAGGCACGGCGTGAAGCGCCCGATCATGATCCACGCCATCCTGGAGACGGCGCTGGGCGTGGAAAACGTCGCGGCCATCTGTCAGGCCAGCCCGCGCATGCACGGCATCAGCCTCGGCCCGGCCGATCTGGCGGCGTCGCGCGGCATGAAGACCACCCGCGTCGGCGGCGGCCATCCCTTCTACGGCGTGCTGGAAGACGCCGCCGAGGGCAAGGCCGGCCGGACCCTGTTCCAGCAGGATCTGTGGCACTACACCGTCGCCAAGATGGTCGATGCCTGCCAGTCGGCGGGGATCAAGGCCTTCTACGGCCCGTTCGGCGATTTCTCCGACGATGCCGCCTGCGAGGCCCAGTTCCGCAACGCCTTCCTGCTGGGCTGTGCCGGCGGCTGGTCGCTGCACCCCAAGCAGATCGACATCGCCAAGAAGGTGTTCAGCCCCGACGTGGCCGAAGTGCTGTTCGCCAAGAAGATTCTCGAAGCCATGCCCGACGGCACCGGCGCGGTGATGATCGACGGCAAGATGCAGGACGACGCCACCTGGAAGCAGGCCAAGGTCATGGTCGATCTGGCCAAGGCCGTCGCCGCCAAGGACCCGGCGATGGCCCAGGCCTACGGGCTGTAA
- a CDS encoding gamma-glutamylcyclotransferase family protein, translated as MQPVLPDDPPMFFFGTLMDGDVLAAVLGRPVAPKSMEPARLRGWRRVGIAGRSYPMLTPHATGAVDGLLVHGLDERDRNHLDYYEGPEYRVALLTVRLRDGREMTAETYLCQPGIVASRSEWRLETWRLRHKRSALARIRALMAGIIRRWG; from the coding sequence GTGCAGCCCGTTCTCCCCGACGACCCTCCCATGTTCTTCTTCGGCACCCTGATGGACGGGGACGTGCTGGCCGCCGTGCTGGGCCGGCCGGTCGCGCCGAAATCCATGGAACCGGCGCGGCTGCGGGGCTGGCGGCGGGTAGGCATCGCCGGACGCAGCTATCCCATGCTGACGCCCCACGCCACCGGCGCGGTCGATGGCCTGCTGGTCCATGGGCTGGACGAGCGGGACCGCAATCACCTCGACTACTACGAGGGACCGGAATACCGGGTGGCGCTGCTGACGGTAAGACTACGCGACGGACGCGAGATGACGGCCGAGACCTATCTCTGCCAGCCCGGAATCGTGGCGAGCCGGAGCGAATGGCGCCTGGAAACTTGGCGCCTGCGCCACAAGCGGTCCGCCCTGGCCCGCATCCGCGCCCTGATGGCGGGAATAATCAGGCGTTGGGGGTGA
- the phaP gene encoding TIGR01841 family phasin (Members of this family are phasins (small proteins associated with inclusions such as PHA granules). Note that several different families of phasins have been named PhaP despite very little sequence similarity to each other.), whose amino-acid sequence MTTAKAKPAAVATAAKTVAAAPAPAPVKATKAPIAEAHAEAVKSIEEAVTVGKETIQTVVKASAEAAAKGYDKAAKGYDKAVASAKEQVEAAVAVSKETIEQVVKASTDVAAKGYDKAVALGKEQVDVATAVSKETIESVVKASSEAATKGYDKAVSIGKEQVEAAVKAQTAAYKGYEDVLSQAKDNVEAFVKAGTILTKGLQDISKAFVSLTQAGIQEQVAASKALLSTKTLKEFIDLQTDLTKAGVDKLVAESTLLAEQSVKLVENTLAPISDRVNATVDKLVKKVA is encoded by the coding sequence ATGACCACCGCCAAGGCCAAGCCGGCCGCCGTCGCCACCGCCGCCAAGACCGTCGCCGCCGCTCCGGCTCCCGCCCCGGTGAAGGCCACCAAGGCCCCCATCGCCGAGGCGCATGCCGAGGCCGTCAAGTCCATCGAAGAAGCGGTGACCGTCGGCAAGGAGACCATCCAGACCGTGGTCAAGGCCTCGGCCGAGGCCGCCGCCAAGGGTTATGACAAGGCCGCCAAGGGCTACGACAAGGCCGTCGCTTCGGCCAAGGAGCAGGTCGAGGCCGCCGTCGCCGTCTCCAAGGAGACCATCGAGCAGGTGGTGAAGGCCTCCACCGACGTGGCCGCCAAGGGCTATGACAAGGCCGTCGCGCTGGGCAAGGAGCAGGTGGACGTCGCCACCGCCGTGTCCAAGGAGACCATCGAGAGCGTGGTCAAGGCCTCGTCCGAAGCCGCCACCAAGGGCTACGACAAGGCCGTCTCCATCGGCAAGGAGCAGGTCGAGGCCGCCGTCAAGGCGCAGACCGCCGCCTACAAGGGCTACGAGGACGTGCTGTCCCAGGCCAAGGACAACGTCGAGGCCTTCGTCAAGGCCGGCACCATCCTGACCAAGGGCCTGCAGGACATCTCCAAGGCCTTCGTCAGCCTGACCCAGGCCGGCATCCAGGAGCAGGTCGCCGCCTCCAAGGCCCTGCTGTCGACCAAGACCCTGAAGGAATTCATCGACCTGCAGACCGACCTGACCAAGGCCGGCGTGGACAAGCTGGTGGCCGAGTCCACCCTTCTGGCCGAGCAGTCGGTCAAGCTGGTCGAGAACACCCTGGCCCCCATCAGCGACCGGGTCAACGCCACCGTCGACAAGCTGGTGAAGAAGGTCGCGTAA
- the hisC gene encoding histidinol-phosphate transaminase yields the protein MDIRPYVGGESAIEGVDRIFKLSSNEGALGPSPKAVEALRAMAPEMHRYPDGGAEELRKAIAARYGLDAARIVCGAGSDELLGMLCRSYAGPGDEVLYSAHGFLMYAIAAKSCGATPVTAPEVDLTANVDNLLKAVTPRTKILFLANPNNPTGTYLPASEVARLRACLRSDILLVIDAAYTEFVTRNDYSGGIELVEAGDNTVVCRTFSKMYALGGLRLGWAYCPENVAGVLNRVRNPFNVGAPALAAGLAAFNDTAYADLCKSHNDYWLPWLSGKIADLGLHVVPSVCNFILVRFPATPAKDAPSADKFLRSKGIIVRAMGGYGLGDSLRITVGTAEENQAVVDTLKEFLEA from the coding sequence ATGGACATCCGCCCCTATGTCGGAGGCGAATCCGCCATCGAGGGTGTCGACCGCATCTTCAAGCTGTCCTCCAACGAGGGCGCCCTGGGCCCGAGCCCCAAGGCCGTCGAGGCGCTGCGCGCCATGGCCCCCGAGATGCACCGCTACCCCGACGGCGGCGCCGAGGAGCTGCGCAAGGCCATCGCGGCGCGCTACGGCCTGGACGCGGCGCGCATCGTCTGCGGCGCCGGCTCGGACGAGCTGCTGGGCATGCTGTGCCGTTCCTATGCCGGCCCCGGTGACGAGGTTCTGTACTCGGCCCACGGCTTCCTGATGTACGCCATCGCCGCCAAGTCCTGTGGCGCCACCCCGGTCACCGCCCCCGAGGTGGACCTGACCGCCAACGTGGACAACCTGCTGAAGGCGGTCACGCCCAGGACCAAGATCCTGTTCCTGGCCAATCCGAACAATCCGACCGGCACCTATCTGCCGGCCTCGGAAGTGGCCCGGCTGCGCGCCTGCCTGCGCTCCGACATCCTGCTGGTGATCGACGCCGCCTATACCGAGTTCGTCACCCGCAACGACTATTCCGGCGGCATCGAGCTGGTGGAGGCCGGCGACAACACCGTGGTCTGCCGCACCTTCTCCAAGATGTACGCCCTGGGCGGCCTGCGCCTGGGCTGGGCCTATTGCCCCGAGAACGTGGCGGGCGTGCTGAACCGGGTGCGCAACCCCTTCAACGTCGGCGCCCCGGCCCTGGCCGCCGGTCTGGCGGCGTTCAACGACACCGCCTATGCCGACCTGTGCAAGAGCCACAATGATTACTGGCTGCCCTGGCTGTCGGGCAAGATCGCCGACCTGGGCCTCCACGTGGTCCCCAGCGTCTGCAACTTCATCCTGGTGCGCTTCCCCGCCACTCCGGCCAAGGACGCCCCCAGCGCCGACAAGTTCCTGCGCTCCAAGGGCATCATCGTGCGGGCCATGGGCGGCTACGGCCTGGGCGATTCCTTGCGCATCACCGTCGGCACCGCCGAGGAGAACCAGGCGGTGGTCGACACGCTGAAAGAGTTCCTGGAAGCATGA
- a CDS encoding prephenate/arogenate dehydrogenase family protein has protein sequence MSNRTPLFDTVCFVGIGLIGSSLARAMRKHGLAQRFLTLDPSEKARKTAVELGVVDAAADNPAAVIPEADLVVIGAPVGATQAVGEAIGPHLAPGTIVTDVGSVKLSVIRDLGPHIPDGVELVPGHPIAGTEHSGPENGFAELFEGRWHVLTPVTGGDPKAVERVAELWRLVGSQVEIMDPHHHDKVLAITSHLPHLIAYTIVGTANDLEGHMQQEVIKFSASGFRDFTRIAASDPVMWRDVFLNNREAVLEVIQRFTEDLTALQRAIRWGEGEVLHKRFTETRAIRRAIIDAKQA, from the coding sequence ATGAGCAACCGGACACCGTTGTTTGACACCGTCTGTTTCGTCGGCATCGGCCTGATCGGCTCGTCCCTGGCGCGGGCCATGCGCAAGCATGGCCTGGCCCAGCGTTTCCTGACGCTCGATCCCAGTGAGAAGGCCCGCAAGACCGCCGTGGAACTGGGTGTGGTCGATGCCGCCGCCGATAATCCGGCGGCGGTGATCCCCGAGGCCGATCTGGTGGTGATCGGCGCCCCGGTGGGCGCCACCCAGGCGGTGGGCGAGGCCATCGGCCCGCACCTCGCGCCCGGCACCATCGTCACCGACGTGGGCTCGGTCAAGCTGTCGGTGATCCGCGACCTCGGCCCCCACATTCCCGACGGCGTCGAGCTGGTCCCCGGCCACCCCATTGCCGGCACCGAGCATTCTGGGCCGGAGAACGGCTTCGCCGAACTGTTCGAAGGCCGCTGGCACGTCCTCACCCCGGTGACCGGCGGCGATCCCAAGGCGGTGGAGCGGGTGGCCGAGCTGTGGCGTCTGGTCGGCTCCCAGGTGGAGATCATGGACCCCCACCACCACGACAAGGTGCTGGCCATCACCTCGCATCTGCCGCATCTGATCGCCTACACCATCGTCGGCACCGCCAACGACCTGGAAGGCCACATGCAGCAGGAGGTCATCAAGTTCTCGGCCTCGGGCTTCCGCGACTTCACCCGTATCGCCGCGTCGGACCCGGTGATGTGGCGCGACGTGTTCCTCAACAACCGCGAGGCGGTGCTGGAAGTCATCCAGCGCTTCACCGAGGACCTGACCGCGTTGCAGCGCGCCATCCGCTGGGGCGAGGGCGAGGTGCTGCACAAGCGTTTCACCGAGACCCGCGCCATCCGCCGCGCCATCATCGACGCCAAGCAGGCGTAA
- a CDS encoding VOC family protein: MTSHITGLDHVIIAVADLDKAAATFRALGFTLATRDEHAEWGTANHCIMFEDDYLELLAAVGDGGPAERVHAFIQDKGEGLMGLVWGTGDAAADSDRLGTEPPGDLSRSIEGDVARFKAGILPPETTPGIASFLCQHLTPEKLRRPGWTEHANGAAGIVSVTALMAEPLDLMSAWDRLIGPAAATATDELVTVHTRHGMVFLCRPDDLGQMHPEAEDEEFPHAPALVALTLRIKDAEAAAQALKAAGIAFERDRQGKVVIYPEDACGVLIELQE; encoded by the coding sequence ATGACCAGCCACATCACCGGTCTCGACCACGTCATCATCGCCGTCGCCGACCTGGACAAGGCCGCCGCCACCTTCCGCGCCCTGGGCTTCACCCTGGCGACGCGGGACGAGCATGCCGAGTGGGGTACTGCCAATCACTGCATCATGTTCGAGGACGACTACCTGGAACTGCTGGCGGCGGTGGGAGACGGCGGCCCGGCCGAGCGGGTCCACGCCTTCATCCAGGATAAGGGCGAGGGGCTGATGGGCCTGGTGTGGGGCACCGGGGACGCGGCGGCCGACAGCGACCGATTGGGGACCGAGCCCCCCGGCGACCTGTCGCGCAGCATTGAAGGCGACGTGGCGCGCTTCAAGGCCGGCATCCTGCCCCCCGAAACCACGCCGGGCATCGCCTCGTTCCTGTGCCAGCACCTGACCCCGGAAAAGCTGCGCCGCCCAGGCTGGACCGAACACGCCAACGGCGCCGCCGGCATCGTCTCGGTCACCGCCCTGATGGCCGAGCCCCTGGACCTGATGTCCGCCTGGGATCGCCTGATCGGCCCGGCCGCCGCCACCGCCACCGACGAATTGGTGACCGTGCACACCCGCCACGGCATGGTCTTTCTCTGCCGCCCCGACGATCTGGGGCAGATGCACCCCGAGGCGGAGGACGAGGAATTCCCCCATGCCCCCGCTTTGGTGGCCCTGACGCTCCGGATCAAGGATGCCGAGGCCGCCGCCCAGGCCCTGAAGGCGGCGGGCATCGCCTTCGAGCGCGACCGCCAGGGCAAGGTGGTGATCTACCCCGAGGATGCCTGCGGCGTGCTGATCGAGTTGCAGGAATAG
- a CDS encoding type II toxin-antitoxin system RelE/ParE family toxin, translated as MTFEVLLSSDAERDMEDLYRFIALSDSPLKAEALLSTMEAACLGLATMPERGNVPKELERLGITEFRELHHKPYRLIYRIRGRQVVIYGILDGRRDIQTLLQQRLLR; from the coding sequence ATGACGTTCGAGGTTCTGCTGTCCTCGGATGCCGAGCGGGACATGGAGGACCTCTACCGTTTCATTGCCCTCAGCGATTCCCCGTTAAAGGCGGAGGCTTTGCTGTCGACCATGGAAGCCGCGTGCCTGGGATTGGCGACAATGCCCGAACGCGGCAATGTTCCGAAGGAACTGGAGCGGCTGGGCATAACGGAGTTCAGGGAACTCCACCACAAGCCCTATCGGCTGATCTATCGGATCAGGGGCCGTCAGGTGGTGATCTATGGCATCCTGGATGGCCGCCGCGACATACAAACCCTGTTGCAGCAGCGATTGCTGCGGTGA
- the clpS gene encoding ATP-dependent Clp protease adapter ClpS: MSENGNDKRNGDDGQTGVVIKTRPKTKKPSMYKVLMLNDDYTPMEFVVHVLERFFNKSREDATRVMLHVHTRGVGICGVYTYEVAETKVTQVMDLARQNQHPLQCTIEKE; encoded by the coding sequence ATGAGCGAAAACGGTAACGACAAGCGCAACGGCGACGACGGTCAGACGGGAGTGGTCATCAAGACCCGTCCCAAGACCAAGAAGCCGTCCATGTACAAGGTCCTGATGCTGAACGACGATTACACTCCCATGGAGTTCGTCGTGCATGTCCTTGAGCGGTTTTTCAACAAATCGCGTGAGGACGCGACCCGCGTGATGTTGCATGTCCATACCAGAGGTGTCGGGATTTGCGGTGTTTACACATATGAGGTGGCGGAGACCAAGGTAACCCAGGTCATGGACCTGGCGCGCCAGAACCAGCATCCGCTGCAGTGTACGATAGAAAAGGAATAG
- a CDS encoding D-alanyl-D-alanine carboxypeptidase produces the protein MHLSRPGFLNRVRLFALALAAALTLAAQSAEAGRYASIVIDAETGSILHATNPDTKSYPASLTKVMTLFLLFDELDSGRIRMDSKFTTSAHAAAQSPSKLGLEPGEKISVESLILALVTKSANDAAVVAAEGVGGTEANFAQMMTRKAHALGMRSTVYRNASGLPDLGQVSTVRDQATLARALIRSHPGYYKYFSTRQFVYEGQPINTHNRLMLRYQGADGIKTGYIHASGFNLISSAKRGDQRVIGVVFGGTTAASRDKHMGQLLDKGFARLRKGESVEVAEAESNDDLPDLDELVAAAQSAKAPAKAAKAAKAKPVPAKKVVMKTPARAANDDDDDDEDAVGDADPAGWAIQVGAFSEYRPAHKAASDAAKKLGGLVSRASIDIDKAGKGSKAVYRARISGFTEDQARAACKRLGKAGKSCKPVTPNA, from the coding sequence TTGCACCTGAGCCGCCCCGGATTCCTGAACCGTGTTCGCCTGTTCGCCCTTGCCCTGGCCGCCGCCCTGACATTGGCGGCCCAATCGGCGGAGGCCGGGCGCTACGCCTCCATCGTCATCGACGCGGAAACCGGCTCGATCCTGCATGCGACCAATCCCGACACAAAATCCTATCCGGCCTCGCTGACCAAGGTGATGACGCTGTTCCTGCTGTTCGACGAGCTGGATTCGGGCCGCATCCGCATGGACAGCAAGTTCACCACCTCGGCCCATGCCGCCGCCCAGTCGCCGTCCAAGCTGGGCCTCGAGCCCGGCGAGAAGATTTCGGTGGAAAGCCTGATCCTCGCCCTGGTGACCAAGTCGGCCAACGACGCCGCCGTGGTGGCGGCCGAGGGCGTGGGCGGCACCGAGGCCAATTTCGCCCAGATGATGACCCGCAAGGCCCATGCCCTCGGCATGCGCAGCACCGTCTACCGCAATGCCTCTGGCCTGCCCGATCTGGGGCAGGTGTCCACGGTGCGCGACCAGGCGACCCTGGCCCGCGCCCTGATCCGCAGCCATCCGGGCTATTACAAGTATTTCTCCACCCGGCAGTTCGTCTACGAAGGTCAGCCCATCAACACCCATAACCGGCTGATGCTGCGCTACCAGGGCGCCGACGGCATCAAGACCGGCTATATCCATGCGTCGGGCTTCAACCTCATCTCATCGGCCAAGCGTGGCGACCAGCGCGTCATCGGCGTGGTGTTCGGCGGCACCACCGCCGCGTCGCGCGACAAGCACATGGGCCAACTGCTGGACAAGGGCTTCGCCAGGCTGCGCAAGGGTGAGAGCGTCGAGGTGGCCGAGGCGGAAAGCAACGACGATCTGCCCGACCTGGACGAACTGGTGGCCGCCGCCCAGTCGGCCAAGGCTCCGGCCAAGGCCGCTAAGGCCGCCAAGGCCAAGCCTGTTCCCGCCAAGAAGGTGGTCATGAAGACCCCGGCCCGTGCCGCCAACGACGATGACGACGACGACGAAGATGCGGTGGGCGATGCCGACCCGGCCGGCTGGGCCATCCAGGTGGGCGCCTTCAGCGAATACCGTCCGGCCCACAAGGCGGCCAGCGACGCCGCCAAGAAGCTGGGCGGGCTGGTGTCCAGGGCGTCCATCGACATCGACAAGGCCGGCAAGGGCTCCAAGGCCGTCTACCGTGCCCGCATCTCCGGTTTTACCGAGGATCAGGCCCGCGCCGCCTGCAAACGCCTGGGCAAGGCGGGCAAGTCCTGCAAGCCGGTCACCCCCAACGCCTGA
- a CDS encoding GAF domain-containing protein — MSTNATLAGGPSAAPPAPPGNRPSMDRMVAWLHEPARRLHGMMREIPGFAPLRHVSLSVYDPQHDMLWAFPCNCDGTGMPAVTEVEMANAPSLALLADGHEPRIVADLAAFGEEGRCHTDGARNSGSRSCMTAPINVDGHFLGFVIFGAAIPNFFTPPINEVLLTFTEAFGILIERARNLSD; from the coding sequence ATGAGCACCAACGCTACCCTTGCCGGCGGCCCTTCCGCCGCGCCCCCCGCGCCGCCGGGGAACAGGCCGTCCATGGACCGGATGGTGGCCTGGCTGCACGAGCCCGCCCGGCGCCTGCACGGCATGATGCGCGAGATTCCCGGCTTCGCCCCTCTGCGCCATGTGTCGCTTTCGGTCTACGACCCCCAGCATGACATGCTGTGGGCCTTTCCATGCAATTGCGACGGCACGGGCATGCCGGCGGTCACCGAGGTCGAGATGGCCAATGCGCCGTCGCTGGCGCTGCTGGCCGACGGCCACGAACCCCGGATCGTCGCCGATCTGGCGGCGTTCGGCGAGGAGGGGCGTTGCCACACCGACGGCGCCCGCAACTCGGGCAGCCGCTCCTGCATGACCGCCCCCATCAATGTGGATGGCCACTTCCTGGGCTTCGTCATCTTCGGGGCCGCCATCCCCAACTTCTTCACCCCGCCGATCAACGAAGTGCTGCTGACCTTCACCGAAGCCTTCGGCATACTGATCGAGCGGGCCAGGAACCTTTCCGACTGA
- a CDS encoding bacteriohemerythrin produces the protein MAATFTVKTRIYGGFLSILAFLVIVAVMVGIGFATIGRNVSEFQRVNKNTIRVLTIDRNVVGLRRNVLAFTGSQGDETALSRIRALQTGLDKDLTDALASTLDPERRAILERMKALLGEYNANLEKVIALRASRDKALIERATPAGAGMVEALSGAVDGAMADGDYLIAAHAGRALQHLLLARVNANRFLATPDQKFSDATLAQLDATEASLKALAGQARDARTRKAVESTGQILPAYRADFAQIMGDTNEIDRLVSKEAARLGAEFADLAVKVKDSQLLVLSTLSSSTEATISSQDVWSKAVSTIAVLLGLVFAMLIARSILRPIDAMTGVMGQLAANNLGVQVPYAERGDEIGAMAKSVAHFKDQLIRVKQLETEQEEQKKQAEADRLAAMRKMADTFEDSVGKVIETVTSAATELQAASGQMAGTATETSTQATTVASSAQQASANVQTVASATEELSSSINEISQQVERSQAVAQRARDEAGHTTEQVRSLSENVGRIGEIVNLINDIAAQTNLLALNATIEAARAGDAGKGFAVVANEVKNLANQTARATSEIAGQISAVQQSTSAAVSAIDSISTVIGEMGEISTSVASAVQQQTAATAEIARNVEQAALGTAEVSSNIVSVEQAARETGAAAEQIRESSTDLSRQAEFLRHEVSTFLAQVRADRKDMVLLRWDKALETGVTSVDGHHHALYDLVNEAYRHMMGGEGRQAALTLLTELDRSMHIHFDDEEALMKRQAYPEVEAHTRSHRAFFKRLEELRAAITAGSASGGAELFDYVATWLVQHIGKEDGAMARFLAEKRVA, from the coding sequence ATGGCCGCCACGTTCACGGTAAAGACCCGCATTTACGGCGGGTTCCTCAGCATCCTAGCCTTTCTGGTGATCGTTGCCGTCATGGTCGGCATCGGCTTTGCGACCATCGGGCGCAACGTCTCGGAATTCCAGCGGGTCAACAAGAACACCATCCGGGTTCTGACCATCGACCGCAACGTGGTCGGCCTGCGGCGCAACGTCCTGGCCTTCACCGGCAGCCAAGGCGACGAGACGGCGCTGAGCCGCATCCGCGCCCTGCAGACCGGCCTGGACAAGGACCTGACCGATGCCCTCGCCAGTACGCTCGATCCCGAACGCAGGGCTATCCTGGAGCGGATGAAGGCCCTGTTGGGAGAGTACAACGCCAATCTCGAGAAGGTCATCGCGCTGAGGGCGTCCCGCGACAAAGCCCTGATCGAGCGGGCCACTCCCGCCGGAGCCGGCATGGTCGAGGCCCTGAGCGGGGCGGTGGATGGGGCCATGGCCGACGGCGACTACCTGATCGCCGCCCATGCCGGCAGGGCCCTGCAGCATCTGCTGCTGGCCCGGGTCAACGCTAACCGTTTCCTCGCCACCCCGGACCAGAAATTCTCGGACGCCACCCTGGCCCAGCTCGACGCCACCGAAGCGTCGCTGAAGGCCCTGGCCGGGCAGGCCCGCGACGCCCGCACCCGCAAGGCGGTGGAAAGCACCGGGCAGATCCTGCCCGCCTACCGCGCCGACTTCGCCCAGATCATGGGTGACACCAACGAGATCGACCGGCTGGTGTCCAAGGAGGCGGCCCGCCTGGGGGCCGAGTTCGCCGATCTGGCCGTCAAGGTCAAGGATTCCCAGCTTCTGGTCCTGAGTACGCTCAGCAGCAGCACCGAAGCCACCATCAGCAGCCAGGACGTCTGGTCCAAGGCGGTATCGACCATCGCGGTGCTGCTCGGCCTGGTCTTCGCCATGCTGATCGCCCGCTCCATCCTGCGCCCCATCGATGCCATGACCGGAGTGATGGGCCAGTTGGCCGCCAACAATCTGGGGGTCCAGGTTCCCTATGCCGAGCGCGGCGACGAGATCGGCGCCATGGCCAAATCGGTAGCCCACTTCAAGGATCAGCTGATCCGCGTGAAGCAGTTGGAGACCGAGCAGGAGGAGCAGAAAAAGCAGGCCGAGGCCGACCGGCTGGCCGCCATGCGCAAGATGGCCGACACCTTCGAGGACAGCGTCGGCAAGGTCATCGAGACGGTGACCTCGGCCGCCACCGAGTTGCAGGCCGCCTCGGGCCAGATGGCCGGCACCGCCACCGAGACCAGCACCCAGGCCACCACCGTGGCGTCGTCGGCGCAGCAGGCCTCGGCCAACGTGCAGACCGTCGCCTCGGCCACCGAGGAACTGTCGTCCTCCATCAACGAAATCTCGCAGCAGGTGGAGCGTTCGCAGGCGGTGGCCCAACGGGCCCGCGACGAGGCGGGACACACCACCGAGCAGGTCCGCTCGCTGTCCGAAAACGTCGGACGCATCGGCGAGATCGTCAATCTGATCAACGACATCGCCGCCCAGACCAACCTGCTGGCCTTGAACGCCACCATCGAGGCGGCCAGGGCCGGCGACGCCGGCAAGGGCTTCGCCGTGGTCGCCAACGAGGTCAAGAACCTCGCCAACCAGACGGCGCGGGCCACCAGCGAGATCGCCGGCCAGATCTCCGCCGTACAGCAAAGCACCTCGGCCGCCGTCTCGGCCATCGACAGCATCTCGACGGTGATCGGCGAGATGGGCGAGATCAGCACCTCGGTGGCCTCGGCCGTGCAGCAGCAGACCGCCGCCACCGCCGAGATCGCCCGTAATGTCGAGCAGGCGGCGCTGGGCACCGCCGAGGTGTCGAGCAACATCGTCTCGGTGGAACAGGCGGCACGGGAAACCGGCGCCGCCGCCGAGCAGATCCGGGAATCCTCCACCGACCTGTCGCGGCAGGCCGAATTCCTCCGCCACGAGGTTTCCACCTTCCTGGCCCAGGTGCGGGCCGACAGGAAGGACATGGTGCTGCTGCGCTGGGACAAGGCCCTGGAAACCGGAGTGACCTCGGTGGATGGGCACCACCACGCCCTCTACGACCTGGTCAACGAGGCCTACCGCCACATGATGGGCGGCGAAGGCCGCCAGGCGGCCCTGACCCTGCTGACCGAGCTGGACCGCTCCATGCACATCCATTTCGACGACGAGGAAGCGCTGATGAAGCGCCAAGCCTATCCCGAGGTCGAGGCCCACACCCGCAGCCATCGCGCCTTCTTCAAGCGCCTCGAGGAACTGCGCGCCGCCATTACCGCCGGCAGCGCCAGCGGCGGGGCCGAGCTGTTCGACTACGTCGCCACCTGGCTGGTCCAGCATATCGGCAAGGAGGACGGCGCCATGGCCCGCTTCCTGGCGGAGAAACGGGTGGCCTGA
- a CDS encoding type II toxin-antitoxin system Phd/YefM family antitoxin — protein sequence MKLSERVKPISYLKAHAPEMIRGLADNREPVIITLHGEAKAVLQDIDSYEQIQESLALLKMLALTTARVEAGEVRPAAEAFTALRGRLKPVSEQ from the coding sequence ATGAAGCTGTCTGAGCGCGTCAAACCCATCAGCTATCTCAAGGCCCACGCCCCGGAGATGATTCGGGGTCTGGCCGACAACCGCGAGCCGGTGATCATCACCTTGCATGGCGAGGCCAAGGCGGTTCTTCAGGACATCGACAGCTACGAGCAGATTCAGGAATCCCTGGCGCTGCTGAAGATGCTGGCCCTGACCACAGCCCGCGTGGAGGCCGGCGAGGTCCGGCCGGCGGCCGAGGCGTTCACCGCCCTGCGCGGTCGACTGAAGCCCGTCTCCGAACAATGA